In Paracoccus jeotgali, the following are encoded in one genomic region:
- a CDS encoding DUF6280 family protein: MRDFVDGSAFNFEQGQRARKLFAAVVLAALDDAIADDKKYGNGPEQIARWARSRDGREVLSCAGIDPNERVVKGLMEFVSKGVRTSVALSREESERRQAAAEDAEAA, translated from the coding sequence ATGCGTGATTTCGTCGATGGATCGGCTTTCAATTTTGAACAGGGTCAGCGGGCGCGCAAATTGTTTGCGGCGGTCGTTCTGGCTGCGCTGGACGATGCCATTGCCGATGACAAGAAATACGGAAACGGGCCAGAGCAGATCGCCCGCTGGGCACGCTCTCGCGATGGGCGCGAGGTTCTGTCCTGCGCCGGGATCGACCCGAACGAGCGCGTCGTCAAGGGGCTGATGGAGTTCGTGTCCAAGGGCGTCCGCACCTCGGTCGCGCTGTCGCGCGAGGAAAGCGAGCGCCGTCAGGCCGCCGCCGAAGACGCCGAAGCCGCATAA
- the ygfZ gene encoding CAF17-like 4Fe-4S cluster assembly/insertion protein YgfZ gives MTDRQILRLTGPDREHFLQGLVTNDITRAPVYTALLSPQGKYLSDFFVIPEGEAYLLDAPAAQADDLMKRLGMYKLRSKVELALDPRAVTRGTGPAPEGAIADPRHPALGWRGYGLDVADDGTDWDALRVEHLVPEAGIELIPNDSFILEMGFERLNGVDFRKGCYVGQEVTARMKHKTQLRKGLARLELDAPVPVGTPVLSQDGREAGTVFTQSGGRGLAYMRFDRMGDGMTAGGVAVRAA, from the coding sequence ATGACTGACCGCCAGATCCTGCGCCTGACCGGCCCCGACCGCGAACATTTCCTGCAAGGGCTGGTGACGAACGACATCACCCGCGCCCCGGTCTATACCGCGCTGCTGAGCCCGCAGGGGAAATACCTGTCCGATTTCTTCGTCATCCCCGAGGGTGAGGCCTATCTGCTGGACGCTCCCGCAGCGCAGGCGGACGATCTGATGAAGCGGCTGGGCATGTACAAGCTGCGCTCCAAGGTGGAACTGGCGCTTGATCCGCGCGCCGTCACCCGCGGCACCGGCCCCGCGCCCGAGGGCGCCATCGCCGATCCGCGGCACCCGGCGCTCGGTTGGCGGGGCTATGGGCTGGACGTGGCCGATGACGGCACCGATTGGGACGCGCTGCGGGTCGAGCATCTGGTGCCCGAGGCGGGGATCGAGCTGATCCCGAATGACAGTTTCATCCTTGAAATGGGGTTCGAGCGGCTGAACGGCGTCGATTTCCGCAAGGGCTGCTATGTCGGGCAAGAGGTGACGGCCCGGATGAAGCACAAGACCCAGCTTCGCAAGGGGCTGGCGCGGCTGGAACTGGACGCGCCGGTGCCGGTGGGAACGCCGGTGCTGTCGCAGGACGGGCGCGAGGCGGGCACGGTCTTCACCCAGTCCGGCGGGCGCGGGCTGGCCTATATGCGCTTTGACCGCATGGGCGACGGAATGACCGCCGGGGGTGTCGCCGTCAGAGCGGCATGA
- a CDS encoding carbohydrate kinase family protein: MILCCGESLIDLVPDGDRYHARPGGGAFNTAVALGRLGAAAGYLWPLSTDSFGATLRGVLDEAGVDTRLCPQTDRPTALAVVTLRGGEASYGFYEDGTAARVLDRDHLPELPAQMRALVIGGISLIDPGTGAAIEELARRAYHTGRMVMLDPNIRPALIADPDMLRDRMSRLLRLAHIVKLSSDDLEWLMPGATPAEAAQRVIRKGASLMCHTHGASGATAYRWKTSVHAKAQTAQVADTIGAGDTFNAGFLAGLAEAGVLTVEGLRQAATPVLQAALALGTRAAAVTVSRPGADPPWRDELGLP, from the coding sequence ATGATCCTCTGCTGCGGTGAATCGCTGATCGATCTGGTGCCCGACGGCGACCGCTATCACGCCCGGCCCGGCGGCGGCGCGTTCAATACGGCGGTGGCGCTTGGGCGGCTGGGGGCGGCGGCGGGGTATCTGTGGCCGCTCTCGACAGACAGCTTTGGGGCGACGCTGCGCGGCGTGCTGGATGAAGCCGGCGTCGACACCCGCCTGTGCCCGCAGACAGACCGGCCCACGGCGCTTGCGGTGGTGACGCTGCGCGGCGGCGAGGCGAGCTATGGGTTTTATGAAGACGGCACCGCTGCCCGCGTCCTCGACCGCGATCATCTGCCCGAGCTGCCGGCACAGATGCGCGCGCTAGTGATCGGCGGGATCAGCCTGATCGACCCCGGTACCGGCGCGGCCATCGAGGAACTGGCGCGGCGCGCCTATCACACTGGCCGCATGGTGATGCTGGACCCCAATATCCGCCCTGCCCTGATCGCGGACCCCGACATGCTGCGCGACCGCATGTCGCGGCTGCTGCGGCTGGCGCATATCGTCAAGCTGTCCTCCGACGATCTGGAATGGCTGATGCCGGGCGCCACCCCTGCCGAGGCCGCGCAGCGGGTCATCCGAAAAGGCGCGAGCCTGATGTGCCATACGCATGGCGCATCCGGGGCGACCGCCTATCGCTGGAAGACTTCCGTTCATGCCAAGGCGCAGACGGCGCAGGTCGCCGATACCATCGGCGCGGGCGACACCTTCAACGCGGGGTTCCTGGCGGGGCTGGCCGAGGCGGGGGTGCTGACGGTCGAGGGGCTGCGTCAGGCGGCGACGCCGGTGCTTCAGGCGGCCCTCGCCCTTGGGACGCGGGCCGCGGCGGTCACCGTCTCGCGGCCCGGCGCCGATCCGCCGTGGCGGGATGAGTTGGGACTGCCCTAA
- the dinB gene encoding DNA polymerase IV has translation MTSDDAPQDGGRRILHFDMDAFYASVEQRDDPALRGRPVAVGGSSARGVVAAASYEARRFGVRSAMPSVTAQRRCPELIFVRPRFDVYRAVSRQIREIFARHTPVIEPLSLDEAYLDLTGRLGPGQTASARATAIRDAIRDETGLTASAGISYCKFLAKLASDQRKPDGQFTIPPAHGARFIAELPIDRFHGIGPATAARMRALGIETGADLRGIELSVLQRRFGKAGQWYHDISRGIDNRPVRPNRVRKSIGTETTFSQNLTTLTELLQALRPLADKVWAQAGAARAQGRCVTIKLRFGDFRQITRSRSLPQPVPDGETLFSLGAGLVEAVPLDARGVRLLGITLSGLHHGENLSQPQLDLFQTDHR, from the coding sequence ATGACCTCGGATGACGCGCCGCAGGATGGCGGGCGCCGCATCCTGCATTTCGACATGGATGCGTTCTATGCCTCGGTCGAGCAGCGCGACGATCCGGCGCTGCGCGGCCGCCCGGTCGCGGTCGGCGGCTCGAGCGCGCGCGGCGTCGTCGCCGCCGCCAGCTATGAGGCGCGGCGCTTCGGCGTGCGTTCGGCCATGCCCTCGGTCACGGCGCAGCGGCGCTGCCCAGAACTGATCTTCGTGCGCCCGCGCTTCGACGTCTACCGCGCCGTCAGCCGCCAGATCCGCGAGATCTTCGCCCGCCATACGCCGGTGATCGAGCCGCTCTCGCTGGACGAGGCCTATCTGGACCTGACCGGGCGGCTTGGCCCCGGCCAGACCGCCTCGGCGCGGGCGACCGCCATCCGCGACGCCATCAGGGACGAAACCGGGCTGACGGCGAGCGCGGGGATTAGCTATTGCAAGTTTCTGGCCAAGCTGGCCTCGGATCAGCGCAAACCCGACGGGCAATTTACCATTCCCCCCGCGCATGGCGCACGCTTTATTGCCGAGCTGCCCATCGACAGGTTCCACGGCATCGGCCCGGCCACGGCGGCGCGGATGCGCGCGCTGGGGATCGAAACCGGCGCCGATCTGCGCGGGATCGAGCTGTCGGTCCTGCAACGCCGCTTCGGCAAGGCGGGGCAGTGGTATCACGACATCTCGCGCGGCATCGACAACCGCCCGGTCCGTCCGAACCGGGTGCGCAAATCCATCGGGACCGAGACGACATTCTCGCAGAACCTGACCACCCTTACCGAGCTGTTGCAGGCGCTGCGGCCGCTGGCCGATAAGGTCTGGGCGCAGGCGGGCGCGGCGCGGGCGCAGGGACGTTGCGTCACGATCAAGCTGCGCTTCGGCGATTTCCGCCAGATCACGCGGTCGCGCAGCCTGCCGCAGCCGGTGCCGGACGGCGAAACCCTGTTTTCGCTGGGCGCGGGGCTGGTCGAGGCCGTGCCGCTGGACGCGCGCGGGGTGCGCCTGCTGGGGATCACGCTGTCCGGGCTGCATCACGGCGAAAATCTTTCCCAGCCGCAGCTTGATTTATTTCAAACCGACCACAGGTAG
- a CDS encoding ABC transporter ATP-binding protein gives MARDRTPKLFSRIWRDYLREHWAPMSLALLLMVIEGSTLAVLSWMLKPLFDRVFVGGDSSAMWWVGGSIFALFLIRAVTSVVNRSLLVAVQQKVAARMQVDLLSHVMRLDMKFFQLNPPGAMIERILGDTSAVQGIWQTFITGAGRDVVSLLALFWVATSIDPQWTLAALVGAPLLIVPTLWVQRYVRRKTRAMRQNASDRSNRIDEVLHGIGTVRLNRIEDRQAGRFADIVDRIRRAEVKIAGIGAVVPALIDVVTGLGFVGVLALGGSQVVSGERSVGDFMAFFTALSLAFQPLRRLGGLAGSWQVAAASLERIYQVFDTQPSVRSGPRLNPPETTRIEFDDVTLSYDETQVLRGLTFVAEAGQTTALVGPSGAGKTTVFNLLTRMTDADTGRITLGGVPLTEFDLATLRDEFSVVSQDPALFDETLRENITLGQDATPEAIERATVAAHVADFVQAMPLGLESRAGPRGSALSGGQRQRVAIARAVLRDAPVLLLDEATSALDAASERLVQQALDRLSEGRTTLVIAHRLSTVRNADKIIVMDAGRVVEQGNHDQLMRQDGAYAALVRLQFGALTND, from the coding sequence ATGGCACGCGACCGGACCCCGAAGCTGTTTTCCCGCATCTGGCGCGACTATCTGCGCGAGCATTGGGCGCCGATGAGCCTGGCGCTGCTGCTGATGGTGATCGAGGGTTCGACCCTTGCGGTGCTCAGCTGGATGCTGAAGCCGCTGTTCGACCGGGTGTTCGTGGGCGGCGACAGCAGCGCGATGTGGTGGGTCGGGGGCAGCATATTCGCGCTGTTCCTGATCCGGGCGGTGACCTCGGTCGTGAACCGCAGCCTGCTGGTCGCGGTCCAGCAAAAGGTCGCGGCGCGGATGCAGGTCGATCTGCTGTCCCATGTCATGCGGCTGGACATGAAGTTCTTTCAACTCAACCCCCCCGGCGCGATGATCGAGCGGATCCTGGGCGACACCAGCGCCGTGCAGGGCATCTGGCAGACCTTCATCACCGGCGCGGGGCGCGACGTCGTCTCGCTGCTGGCGCTGTTCTGGGTGGCGACCAGCATCGACCCGCAATGGACGCTGGCGGCGCTGGTCGGGGCGCCGCTGCTGATCGTGCCGACGCTGTGGGTGCAGCGCTATGTGCGCCGCAAGACCCGCGCCATGCGCCAGAACGCATCCGACCGCAGCAACCGCATCGACGAGGTGCTGCACGGCATCGGCACCGTGCGGTTGAACCGGATCGAGGACCGGCAGGCCGGACGTTTCGCCGATATCGTCGACCGCATCCGCCGGGCCGAGGTCAAGATCGCGGGCATTGGCGCGGTCGTTCCGGCGCTGATCGACGTGGTGACGGGGCTGGGCTTTGTCGGCGTGCTGGCGCTTGGCGGCTCTCAGGTGGTGTCGGGCGAGCGCAGCGTGGGCGATTTCATGGCGTTTTTCACCGCGCTGTCGCTGGCTTTCCAGCCCTTGCGGCGGCTGGGCGGGCTGGCGGGGTCGTGGCAGGTCGCGGCGGCCAGTCTGGAACGGATCTATCAGGTCTTTGACACCCAGCCCTCGGTCCGCTCCGGCCCGCGCCTGAACCCGCCCGAGACGACGCGGATCGAGTTCGACGACGTCACCCTCAGCTATGACGAGACGCAGGTGCTGCGCGGCCTGACCTTCGTGGCCGAGGCGGGGCAGACCACGGCGCTGGTCGGGCCGTCCGGGGCGGGCAAGACCACGGTCTTCAACCTGCTCACCCGCATGACGGATGCCGATACCGGGCGGATCACGCTGGGGGGCGTGCCGCTGACCGAGTTCGATCTGGCCACGCTGCGCGACGAGTTCTCGGTCGTGTCGCAAGACCCGGCGCTGTTCGACGAGACCCTGCGCGAGAATATCACGCTGGGACAGGACGCCACCCCCGAGGCCATCGAGCGTGCCACCGTCGCCGCCCATGTCGCCGATTTCGTGCAGGCCATGCCGCTGGGGCTGGAAAGCCGCGCCGGGCCGCGCGGCTCGGCCCTGTCCGGCGGGCAGCGGCAGCGGGTGGCGATTGCGCGCGCCGTGCTGCGCGATGCGCCGGTGTTGCTGCTGGACGAGGCGACCTCGGCGCTTGATGCGGCGTCGGAACGGCTGGTGCAGCAGGCGCTGGATCGGCTGTCCGAAGGGCGCACCACGCTGGTCATCGCGCACCGGCTGTCCACGGTCCGCAATGCCGACAAGATCATCGTCATGGATGCCGGCCGAGTTGTCGAACAGGGCAATCATGACCAATTGATGCGGCAGGACGGCGCCTATGCCGCGCTTGTCCGCCTGCAATTCGGAGCACTGACGAATGACTGA
- a CDS encoding M23 family metallopeptidase, with the protein MSRLTSNFLAALPLSFLLAACQSFPAVQQDLSDLGASIGGATKGSTATSMPRMPGFGGGTAAPAAGATAGQVTDPFAGQGVATPAVPGQGGTAAAASGGTAKTVAATTHRVVAGETGWSVARKYGVTVQELASANGTDTNMTLRVGQVLKIPARTVTAQASVTAPGQGSPTPTPPSAAKPLPDEKTAPTSAPTTRPDAPDLGGTRTAASGSGKLRMPVAGSITRPFSKGRNDGIDIAAGPGVAVQAAAGGTVAAVTRDTDGVPIVVIRHQGDLMTVYAGMSALSVQKGDTVSSGQSIGTAGNSGSIHFEVRQGFEAVNPEGYL; encoded by the coding sequence ATGAGCAGGCTGACCTCAAATTTCCTCGCGGCGCTGCCGCTGAGCTTTCTTCTGGCCGCGTGTCAGAGCTTTCCTGCGGTCCAGCAGGATCTGTCGGATCTGGGCGCCAGCATCGGCGGGGCGACCAAGGGCTCGACCGCGACCAGCATGCCGCGGATGCCGGGCTTTGGCGGCGGAACCGCCGCCCCGGCGGCGGGGGCCACGGCGGGCCAGGTGACCGATCCCTTTGCCGGCCAGGGCGTGGCCACGCCCGCGGTCCCCGGTCAGGGCGGCACGGCCGCGGCGGCCAGCGGCGGGACCGCCAAGACGGTGGCGGCGACCACGCACCGGGTCGTTGCGGGCGAGACCGGTTGGTCGGTCGCGCGCAAATATGGCGTCACGGTGCAGGAACTGGCGAGCGCGAACGGCACCGACACCAATATGACGCTGCGCGTGGGTCAGGTGCTGAAGATCCCGGCCCGTACGGTCACCGCGCAAGCCAGCGTCACCGCGCCGGGTCAGGGCTCGCCCACGCCGACCCCGCCCTCGGCCGCGAAGCCTTTGCCTGACGAAAAGACGGCACCAACCTCCGCCCCCACCACGCGACCCGACGCGCCCGATCTGGGCGGAACGCGAACGGCGGCCTCGGGGTCGGGCAAGCTGCGGATGCCGGTCGCGGGGTCCATCACGCGCCCCTTCAGCAAGGGCCGGAATGACGGCATCGACATCGCCGCCGGCCCCGGCGTCGCCGTGCAGGCCGCCGCCGGTGGCACGGTCGCCGCCGTCACCCGCGACACCGACGGCGTGCCCATCGTCGTGATCCGTCATCAGGGCGATCTGATGACGGTCTATGCGGGGATGAGCGCGCTCTCGGTGCAAAAGGGCGACACGGTCTCGTCCGGTCAAAGCATCGGCACCGCCGGCAACAGCGGCTCGATCCATTTCGAGGTGCGCCAAGGTTTCGAGGCGGTGAACCCGGAGGGGTATCTGTAG
- a CDS encoding sulfite exporter TauE/SafE family protein, translating to MQIYLPIAEVAVNAFLLIGLGGIVGLMSGMFGVGGGFLITPLLFFIGIPPAIAVATGANQVVASSVSGVLGHVKQRNVDFRMGTVLLIGGLVGSAIGVALFNLLRRLGQVELVVQISYVVLLGAVGSMMLAESLRAMRRTRRGIRTTRRHHGWIHALPFKMKFRISGLYLSVLPPLTVGLLVGILSAMMGVGGGFIMVPAMIYLLGMPTKVVIGTSLFQITFVTAFTTVMHAVSYNTVDVMLAVLLIVGGVIGAQIGANLGARLRAEQLRILLALVVLAVCAKLATDLFLPPENLFSLTPGIL from the coding sequence ATGCAGATCTACCTTCCCATCGCCGAGGTTGCGGTGAACGCCTTCCTGCTGATCGGCCTTGGCGGCATCGTCGGGCTGATGAGCGGGATGTTCGGCGTGGGCGGGGGCTTTCTGATCACGCCGCTGCTGTTCTTCATCGGGATTCCGCCCGCGATTGCGGTGGCGACCGGGGCCAATCAGGTCGTCGCCTCGTCGGTGTCGGGCGTGCTGGGCCATGTCAAGCAGCGCAATGTCGATTTTCGCATGGGCACGGTGCTGCTGATCGGCGGGCTTGTCGGCTCGGCCATCGGGGTGGCGCTGTTCAACCTGCTGCGCCGGCTGGGCCAGGTCGAGCTGGTGGTGCAGATCAGCTATGTCGTGCTGCTGGGGGCGGTGGGCTCGATGATGCTGGCCGAAAGCCTGCGCGCGATGCGCCGGACGCGGCGCGGCATCCGCACCACGCGGCGCCATCACGGCTGGATCCACGCGCTGCCCTTCAAGATGAAGTTCCGGATCTCGGGCCTGTATCTCAGCGTGCTGCCGCCGCTGACGGTGGGGCTGCTGGTCGGCATCCTGTCGGCGATGATGGGGGTGGGCGGGGGTTTCATCATGGTGCCGGCGATGATCTATCTGCTGGGGATGCCGACCAAGGTCGTGATCGGCACCTCGCTGTTCCAGATCACCTTCGTCACCGCCTTTACCACGGTCATGCATGCGGTCAGCTATAACACCGTCGATGTGATGTTGGCCGTGCTGCTGATCGTGGGTGGGGTCATCGGCGCGCAGATCGGCGCCAATCTGGGCGCAAGGCTGCGGGCCGAGCAGTTGCGCATCCTGCTGGCGCTGGTGGTGCTGGCGGTCTGCGCCAAGCTGGCGACCGACCTGTTCCTGCCGCCCGAGAACCTGTTTTCGCTGACGCCGGGAATCCTGTGA
- the surE gene encoding 5'/3'-nucleotidase SurE — protein sequence MRILVTNDDGINAPGLAAAEAIAAELAGPRGEVWVVAPAFEQSGVAHCISYVQPTMLARLSERRYAAEGSPADCVLAAVWDVMGEARPDLVISGVNRGNNSGENALYSGTVGGAMEAALQGLPAVALSQYFGPAMTDMADPFQPARQHGARLIRRLLDHGDWTSDADFRLFYNINFPPVPADEVRGTRVVPQGRRRGVSFAVEPFLAPNGRRFLWVRGPRQDGPATPGSDVTANLDGYISLTPMRADLTCHASVEPLRQAMDG from the coding sequence ATGCGCATTCTCGTGACCAATGACGACGGCATCAACGCCCCCGGCCTCGCCGCCGCCGAGGCGATTGCCGCCGAACTCGCCGGACCTCGTGGCGAGGTCTGGGTGGTCGCGCCGGCCTTCGAACAATCGGGCGTCGCGCATTGCATCTCTTACGTGCAGCCCACCATGCTGGCCCGCCTGTCCGAGCGCCGCTATGCCGCCGAGGGCAGCCCCGCCGATTGCGTGCTGGCGGCGGTCTGGGACGTGATGGGCGAGGCGCGGCCGGATCTGGTCATCTCGGGCGTGAACCGGGGCAACAATTCGGGCGAGAACGCGCTTTATTCCGGCACCGTCGGCGGCGCGATGGAGGCCGCCCTGCAGGGCCTGCCGGCCGTGGCGCTGTCGCAGTATTTCGGCCCGGCGATGACGGACATGGCGGACCCCTTCCAGCCCGCCCGCCAGCACGGCGCGCGGCTGATCCGGCGGCTGCTCGATCACGGCGACTGGACCTCGGACGCGGATTTCCGGCTGTTCTACAACATCAACTTTCCGCCCGTCCCGGCCGACGAGGTGCGCGGGACGCGGGTGGTGCCGCAGGGGCGGCGGCGCGGCGTCAGCTTTGCGGTCGAGCCGTTCCTTGCCCCCAATGGCCGCCGCTTCCTGTGGGTGCGCGGGCCGCGTCAGGACGGGCCGGCGACGCCCGGCAGCGACGTGACCGCGAACCTCGACGGCTATATCTCGCTCACCCCGATGCGGGCCGATCTGACCTGCCACGCCTCGGTCGAGCCGCTGCGGCAGGCCATGGACGGATGA
- a CDS encoding TIGR02186 family protein → MSRNRLAVLFVLALGAAAHAQGTPPGKEAVGAHNALAPDASRSTAPRPPHSQTPEGPPPIMSYPSPQEPRGELPGPPPESPEQVVMGLSSDAVAITANFTGSEILLYGAVRRETPMPSDSQLDVIATLEGPSRSVTIRRKERRFGIWVNTESVFVASAPSFYAVDTTGKLDRILSPEQDASHRISIPTAMRAFAKPLDVENPVDFTEALIEMRIAEGIYRLDEGAVGLVDNTLFRADFRLPANLVEGSYKARIFLLREGRVISDYSAPIEVRKVGLERWLYRLAYDRPLLYGLMSLLIAAFAGVAASAAFRALKRD, encoded by the coding sequence ATGTCGCGTAACCGGCTTGCGGTCCTGTTCGTGCTGGCTTTGGGTGCGGCGGCGCATGCGCAGGGCACGCCGCCCGGCAAGGAGGCGGTGGGGGCGCATAATGCGCTGGCGCCCGATGCCTCGCGCAGCACCGCGCCGCGCCCGCCCCATTCGCAGACGCCCGAGGGGCCGCCGCCGATCATGTCCTATCCCTCGCCGCAGGAACCACGCGGCGAGCTGCCCGGCCCGCCGCCGGAATCGCCTGAACAGGTGGTGATGGGGCTGTCCTCGGACGCGGTGGCGATCACGGCGAACTTCACCGGCTCGGAGATCCTGCTCTATGGCGCGGTGCGGCGCGAGACGCCGATGCCCTCGGACAGCCAGCTTGACGTCATCGCGACGCTGGAAGGGCCGTCGCGCAGCGTCACCATCCGGCGCAAGGAACGGCGGTTCGGCATCTGGGTGAACACCGAAAGCGTCTTCGTCGCCTCGGCCCCCAGCTTCTATGCCGTCGACACCACCGGCAAGCTGGACCGCATCCTGTCGCCGGAACAGGACGCCAGCCACCGCATCTCGATCCCGACGGCAATGCGGGCCTTTGCCAAGCCGCTGGACGTGGAAAACCCGGTCGATTTCACCGAGGCGCTGATCGAGATGCGGATCGCCGAGGGTATTTACCGGCTGGACGAGGGCGCCGTCGGGCTGGTCGACAACACGCTGTTTCGCGCCGATTTCCGGCTGCCCGCGAACCTGGTCGAGGGCAGCTACAAGGCGCGGATTTTCCTGCTGCGCGAGGGGCGGGTGATCTCGGATTATTCCGCCCCCATCGAGGTGCGCAAGGTCGGGCTGGAACGCTGGCTCTACCGCCTCGCCTATGACCGGCCGCTGCTTTACGGGCTGATGTCGCTGCTGATCGCGGCCTTTGCGGGCGTCGCCGCCTCGGCCGCGTTCCGGGCGTTGAAGCGCGACTAG
- a CDS encoding zinc ribbon domain-containing protein has translation MPTPASEFRYPCRNCGASLTFSPGEQSLKCPYCGHVQQIGEGAENAPGRSPEGGVAGEDVLLRDPATGRALQWDGGHKAPHLTEIPLADGLRLEAGSELAQDIRTLSCPNCGALIELAAASQSTRCPFCATPVVTDTGATRQIKPQGVLPFVLTETQARAALSDWLGRLWFAPSGLTAYARRGRRMTGIYSPFWTFDADSRTEYSGLRGDWYYETQYVTQIIDGKRRQVAQQVRKTRWSRVSGRVARDFDDVLVLASTSLPRRHADGLTPWDLSHLRPYDPQFLAGFEAEGYTVPLPDGHAIARQEMSGVIAMDIRRDIGGDEQRIESARTSFSAETFKHILLPIWTAAYKYNGKSYRFVVNGQSGRVQGERPWSVWKIAAAVIMGTILLAIMMLLSNQGG, from the coding sequence ATGCCGACGCCCGCCAGCGAATTTCGCTATCCCTGCCGGAACTGCGGCGCCAGCCTGACCTTCTCGCCCGGCGAGCAGTCGCTGAAATGCCCCTATTGCGGGCATGTCCAGCAGATCGGCGAGGGCGCCGAGAACGCCCCCGGCCGGTCGCCCGAGGGCGGCGTCGCGGGCGAGGATGTGCTGCTGCGCGACCCCGCCACCGGCCGCGCGCTGCAATGGGATGGCGGCCACAAGGCCCCGCATCTGACCGAGATCCCGCTTGCCGACGGGCTGCGGCTGGAAGCCGGCAGCGAGCTTGCGCAGGACATCCGCACCCTGTCTTGCCCCAATTGCGGGGCGCTGATCGAACTGGCCGCCGCCAGCCAGTCGACCCGCTGCCCCTTCTGCGCGACCCCGGTCGTGACCGACACCGGCGCCACGCGCCAAATCAAGCCGCAGGGCGTGCTGCCCTTTGTGCTGACCGAAACCCAGGCGCGCGCGGCGCTGTCGGACTGGCTGGGCCGGCTGTGGTTCGCGCCCTCGGGGTTGACCGCCTATGCCCGGCGCGGGCGGCGGATGACCGGCATCTATTCGCCCTTCTGGACCTTCGATGCCGACAGCCGCACCGAATATTCCGGCCTGCGCGGCGACTGGTATTACGAGACGCAGTATGTGACCCAAATCATCGACGGCAAGCGCCGCCAGGTCGCCCAGCAGGTTCGCAAGACAAGGTGGAGCCGGGTCAGCGGCCGCGTTGCGCGGGATTTCGACGATGTGCTGGTGCTGGCCTCGACCTCGCTGCCGCGCCGCCACGCCGACGGGCTGACGCCGTGGGACCTGTCGCATCTGCGCCCCTATGACCCGCAATTCCTCGCCGGGTTCGAGGCCGAGGGCTATACCGTCCCCCTGCCCGACGGCCACGCCATCGCCCGGCAGGAGATGTCCGGCGTCATCGCCATGGACATCCGCCGCGACATCGGCGGCGACGAGCAGCGGATCGAAAGCGCCCGCACCAGCTTCTCGGCCGAGACGTTCAAGCACATCCTGCTGCCGATCTGGACGGCGGCGTATAAATACAACGGCAAATCCTATCGCTTCGTCGTCAACGGCCAGTCCGGCCGGGTGCAGGGCGAGCGGCCGTGGTCGGTCTGGAAGATCGCGGCGGCGGTGATCATGGGCACGATCCTGCTGGCGATCATGATGCTGCTGTCCAATCAGGGGGGCTAG
- a CDS encoding protein-L-isoaspartate(D-aspartate) O-methyltransferase codes for MSEDDDTHAGLAERKMRFLYHLRSHGVTDPAVLDAMERVDRGEFVRGHFEDRAYDDTPLPIQCGQTISQPSVVGLMTQALKPGPRDTVLEIGTGSGYQAAVLAGLCRRVFTVERHRPLVVAAEALFQRLRLSNITVRLADGSFGLPEQAPFDRIIVTAAAEDPPGPLLAQLKIGGIMVVPVGQSDAVQTLIRVNRTETGFDYHELRQVRFVPLVEGLGQG; via the coding sequence ATGAGCGAGGACGACGACACCCATGCCGGTCTGGCCGAGCGCAAGATGCGCTTTCTCTATCATCTGCGCTCGCATGGCGTGACCGACCCCGCCGTGCTCGACGCGATGGAGCGGGTGGACCGCGGCGAGTTCGTCCGCGGCCATTTCGAGGATCGCGCCTATGACGACACGCCGCTGCCGATCCAGTGCGGCCAGACCATCAGCCAGCCCTCGGTCGTCGGGCTGATGACGCAGGCATTGAAGCCCGGCCCGCGCGACACCGTGCTGGAGATCGGCACCGGCTCTGGCTATCAGGCGGCGGTTCTGGCCGGGCTCTGCCGCCGGGTCTTCACGGTCGAGCGGCACCGCCCGCTGGTCGTCGCCGCCGAGGCGCTGTTCCAGCGCCTGCGGCTGTCGAACATCACCGTGCGGCTGGCCGATGGCAGCTTCGGCCTGCCCGAGCAGGCGCCCTTTGATCGCATCATTGTCACCGCCGCCGCCGAAGATCCGCCCGGCCCTCTCTTGGCGCAGTTGAAGATCGGCGGTATCATGGTCGTGCCGGTCGGCCAGTCCGATGCGGTGCAGACATTGATCCGGGTGAACCGGACGGAAACAGGCTTTGATTACCATGAGTTGCGCCAGGTGCGGTTCGTGCCTCTGGTCGAGGGGCTGGGACAGGGCTAA